In Bacteroidota bacterium, a single genomic region encodes these proteins:
- a CDS encoding DUF945 domain-containing protein, translating to MTSTEMYKLAPFFFPVESRKVYYEGEDGFPVLSPDYQSIVHQEKNELISVMSDTYRLVRNEEVIIPLMDQLHNLDSKWYIDQSHSFVNDSRMRLQVTFPDLTFNDGRSDIALSLYLHNSYDGSEGVRLFWGAIRGICSNGMIFGKVLAKFYARHTVGIRVDNLKEQVELTYEQIPVIQNRFQILQNLEVTEDLSKKVKSELGKKVTKFIDEQPEAVNQWALYNYLTWYVSHVVDKRLRAGYQMQVSKLFNL from the coding sequence AGTACAGAAATGTATAAGCTTGCACCGTTCTTCTTCCCTGTTGAGTCTCGCAAGGTCTACTATGAAGGTGAGGACGGTTTTCCCGTCCTTTCACCTGATTATCAGAGCATCGTTCATCAGGAGAAGAACGAACTGATCTCGGTAATGTCTGATACCTACCGTCTGGTGAGGAATGAAGAAGTGATTATCCCACTCATGGATCAACTTCACAATCTCGATTCCAAGTGGTACATCGACCAAAGTCACTCATTCGTGAATGACTCAAGGATGCGACTTCAAGTAACATTCCCTGATCTAACCTTTAACGATGGCAGGAGTGACATTGCTCTGAGTCTCTATCTGCACAACAGCTACGATGGAAGTGAAGGCGTTCGTTTATTCTGGGGTGCCATCAGAGGTATCTGTAGCAACGGAATGATCTTCGGGAAGGTGCTTGCCAAGTTCTATGCCAGGCACACAGTAGGGATCAGGGTGGATAACCTCAAGGAACAGGTTGAGTTGACCTATGAACAGATCCCGGTCATTCAGAACAGGTTCCAAATCCTGCAAAATCTTGAGGTGACTGAGGATCTGAGCAAGAAAGTCAAGTCAGAGCTTGGGAAGAAAGTGACCAAATTCATCGATGAACAACCAGAAGCCGTTAATCAGTGGGCACTATACAACTACCTCACCTGGTATGTCTCCCATGTCGTTGACAAGCGACTCAGAGCCGGCTACCAGATGCAAGTGAGTAAACTGTTCAATCTGTAA